One candidate division KSB1 bacterium genomic window, TGTACCCCTGCCGTGGTCCGTAGTAATTATGAAAACGGTATTATCTTTGTATTGCTCGTCCGACTGAACAAATTCCCACAAATCTTTAACGAAAGCATCCGTTTGCTTCGCCGACTTTAAATAAGCTTCATAATCACCATCGTGAGCAAAGTCATCGGTTTCGCCATAAGCAATATAAACTACATTGGGTTTGTTTTTCTTAATGTATTCTTTAGCATAGTGATGTGTGAATGCGTCATATCTAACCGTATTCCAAATTTTTGGCAACTGACTCTGAATGGTATTCAGCGATCGCTCCATTTCCGTCAGACCTTCACCAACCGCATTTTCAAAGCCGGCATTCACCGGAATTCCGCTTCTTTCTTCATTGATGATATAGGGGAAGACATCCCAAGAACCAAATGCCGCTACTCTGCCATTAAACTGTGGTTGTTCATTGATGATTTCCAAAACCGTTTTATTGGGGTTGTTCATTTTTTTGTTGGAGTCGATTCTCTCATCAACATAACCAACCAATATTTCACTATAACCGGGGTATGAAAAACGATGCGGATTGGATATGCTGACAGCGCTGCCGATAGTCCTATTTCCATAAATCTGGCCTATCTTTTCAATTTCGCTCCAGATAAAAGGCGTCAATTTCTTTCTTCTCATTTTAGTATCATCGTGCCAGAATTCATTTTTGAGTTCCTCAAGATTTCCAACATATTTTTTATTCCCTATCAACAGTGAATCTGCGCCTGAGAACAACTCCTGCCAGCGATATCCGTCCCAGGTAATCAGAAATACATTTTTGGTTTTTTGATCATCAGAACATTGCGTAAAAAGAAACAACAAACCAAATAGTAGTGTTCTTTTCAGCCATTTGATTAAATTTATTTTGAAAAACGGGATAGCTCTATTGGTTTTAATAGCCATATTTTGGACCTTAAATTAGTTAGCATTTAGTCGATCTTCCTCTTCGTCTAACTCTCCCTGGCACTAATTGACATTTTTTATTCTTTTATTAAATAAGTCCGAAATCAACTCCACTCGTTTTCTATTTACCCCAAGATCACTAGTTCCGACTCTAGAACCAGATCGTAAATGAATGATATTTTTAGACTTATCCAGCCTGATTTCCAAATCGTCAACGAAGCTGAAAATAGAGACGGTGAAAGTGAAAGCCATATAAGAATCCTGTTCAGATTGTATTTCGCCTCCCGCTTCTTGAATCACGGCTTTGACCAGATCCATTATTCCTCCTGATTTTTCAACCGGATAATTCAAATGCGAAATGTAATGAGATTTATCTTCATCGAATTCACTATTGACGCAGTTTGGTTTATCAGGACAAGGAGAGAGTCGTCCTGCAATTAATCCCGGAGATTTGCCGTTTTTTGATTGATTCGCGAGAATGTAAAACCGAATCAGGATGGTTACAGAAAGGAGCGCCACAATGATAAGCATTATTTTGGTTATCTTTTTTTTCATGTTACTCTAAAAAAATTATTAGACATTTTGTTCATCAGGTTTGATCCTGTCTAAATATGTATGATTCGGATTGCCATGCATAATTTTTTTAGTTTTGACATTATATACAATATTAAGTGGCTTAAGTCAATAAGTTTATCTGAATTCTTTGTACACACATCATTCGGGGCTGATTGCCACAATGTGGAACCGGGGCATAAGAATTCTGACGGTGACGAATCCGATATTTTGAGTTAAATAAAATATGCAAATCAAAGTAATTCTAAAAATTTTTATATAAATTCACAAACAACTTTTAGGTTTTTAAATCATGATATAGCTCTCTCTGCCTATATTAATGAGACAAAAAGTTGCTTATCCACAAAGAACAACAACAAAATCCCACTCGATTGGCTTGAAGATGAAGAAAATCCGGGTTAAGAAAATGAACGTTCATAAGATTTCCCTTGATTTGTTAAAAACCATTTATTTTATTTCATTAGGCAATCACCCTGGCAAAGATTATTAATCTTTTAACTTTAGTAATCAAACAAGTAAATATTTAGGTAATTTCTAATTTTAATCAACAAGGAGGGCATTATTATGTTTCGGATATTATTTGGCAGATTCTTGCCATCATGTACTATGCTATTGTTGCTCCTTCCCACCTATTCGCCTGCACAGGATTCCAATATTGTCTACCCGATCGAAGAGATCGAACGCAGGCTCGCGCGTGACGATTTTGAGATCTTTCGCTTTAATGATCTTCGGTTTGAAGGTGATATCGGGAAACGAGTCATTCTCAAATACGCGGATGTGAAATATATACAGGCAAAGTGGCGGCGGGCGCGTAAGGGTGGGCATGAATTCAACAATGCGCCCCGCTACGAAATAGCTGCGTATCAAATTCAAAAACTATTCCTGGATGAAAACGAATATGTCGTCCCGCCGACGGTATGCCGGGGATTTCTGATGGAACAGTACAAAAATATTGAAAAGGATGCTCGTCCGACCTTTAATAAACCGGACATGGTCCTCGTCATGCTGCAATACTGGCTGGATGAAGTAACCACTGATGATGTGTACGATAAGAAGAGATTTGATAACGATTCGTTGTACGCAAAACATTTTGCCAACACAAATATCCTCACCTACCTCATTCGTCACTCAGACAGTAACAAAGGCAACTTGCTGATCTCAACAGACAAATCAAATCCCCGGGTATTTTCTGTTGACAATGGTGTCGCATTCAGAAGCGAGATAAGTAACCGGGGTACCAAATGGCGTTCCATACAGGTAAAAAAACTGCCCAAAAAAACCATTGAACGGTTGCGAGGAATTACACCTGAAGTGTTACATAAAGCGTTGGGTGTAGTTGCACAAATAGAAATTAAAAATGGTATCATAAAATCAGCAAAGCCGTCCGAAAACATCGACGCTAAAAAAGGAGTTCGTCGCAAAGAAGGCATTATCCAGCTCGGGCTTACTGAAAGAGAAATCAACATGATTGAAAAGCGGTTAAGAGATCTTCTCGAAAAGGTAGATAAAGGTAAGTACGAATTATTCCAGACATAGCCTTTGATTGGTAATGATGGTATTAGATAAACAAGATTAACAAAACATGAACAGAATACCAAATTACAAGCACTAATATTTCAAATATTTGATTAATGAATTTTAGTATAACTCTTTTTTTGGTTATTGTATTTGAAATTTATTTGTGATTTGTATTTTCAATTATTTGGTAATTTCAATTTTGAGCATTTATACTTGTAGCAGGAATGGCTGTGCAGCCAGACAGAACAATAGGCCAGTATAACATTCTCGAACGGTTTCTGAACCTGCGACGCAGTGATTTGAAGCGTGGTTTGCCTCTTTTTTTCTACCATTTTTTAATCATATCCAGCCTTGTCATCGGGCAAATCGTTCGCGATACACTGTTCCTGGAGCGATTTGAAGCGGTGCACCTTCCCTACGTGGACATGACTATAGCCGGAGTTGTACTGTTTGTGGTTACAGGCTACACCTACTTCAGACGATATGTCAGTTTGTCAACGCTGCAGATAGGAAGCTTATTTGGCTTTGCAGTAATTGCCGGTCTGTTCTGGCTGAGTACCTGGATCTACCAATGGACCTGGCTGTATCCATCACTTTACATTTGGGTAGGAATTCTGGGCGTACTGGCACCAGTCCAGATGTGGATTCTCATTATTCATCTCCTCAGTGTCCGTAACAAACGATTGCTGGGAATTGTAACCAGCGGTGGTATTGCAGGAGGGCTGGCAGGATTTTTATCTCGGGTGATCGTACAACGCTTTGAAGCCGAACACCTGCTCTTTGTCATGATGATTCTTTTAGCAGGGTGTGGGGTGCTGGTAATGTGGATAATACGACAATGGCGCCCGACTCTACTTGAAATGGAGTTTATTGACGATGAGAATCAACCTGATCGTTCTTTGAACCTGCGTAAAAACTATCAACAAATCCGTACTTCATCACATCTAAAAATGATCGCCGCATTGGTCTTTCTGTCAGCGATTGTAACTTACATTGCAGGTTGGCAGTTCAAAGCGATCGCTGCTGATTCGTTCACCATGAAAAATGACTTGGCCGCTTTTTTCGGGACATTCCACGGCTATGTCAGCATACTGGGATTCCTTATTGCTCAAATACTAACACCCCGGTTACTGTCATTTAGTTTGAGTGTCGCCCTGGTGATCCTGCCATCGGTCCTGTTAGCAGGAACTTTTGGCGTCCTCGCCTGGGGCACGCTCTGGTCAATCACATTTCTTAAGGGAAGTGATAAAATTTTGCGTTATTCCATTGAAAAACCGGCTGTTGAATCCCTGTATTTCCCTATTCCACCACAATTGATGACCCAGGTAAAGATGTTCATCGATACAGTGAGTTGGCGCCTGGGAGACGGACTGGCTGCTCTTATTGTGTTTATTTTTGTCACAGTTTTGCATTTAAGCGCTCGACAGATCAGTTGGATTACCCTTCCGCTCCTAGCCGTTTGGTTGATCGTCGTTTTTGTAGCACGGCACCGTTATGTGGAAACCCTGGGTGAAAGTCTGCACCAGCATCGCCTTGATGCTGAACTCTCAACAACACAAACACTGGATCGTACAACCACGGAAATGATCGCAGCCAGGTTAGGGGCTGAAGACAAGGATGAGATTCTGTATGCGCTTAATCTGCTTGGTTCAGAGCAGTATTCAACAGTTCACCCTGCAGTTCGTGATCTTTTAGCTCACCCTGCAGCCGAAGTCCGTGAAAAGGCACTTTCGATATTGAATGCAGCAGGAGACACCAGCGTGATTTCCAGAATAGATCATTTACTGCATGACGAGAACCTTGGGGTACGCACCGAAGCGCTGCTTTTTCTGGCGCATCATACCCAGATCGATCCATTGGAACGTATTCAAAAATTGGGCGACTTTCCGGATTTTACGATCCGTTCAGCCATAATCACCTACCTGGCCCGTTCCGGCGATCCTAAAAACCTTGACCCGGCCCGCCAGCTCCTTGATGCGATGGTGCAGGAACAGGGACCCGATCAACTCCGTACCCGTATGGAGGCTGCTCGATTGATCGGTTCATTACCTGATGTTTTTGCAGAGCAGCTGGAAACCTTGTTGAATGATCCAAATACTGATGTTGCCAGCCAGGCCATTCTGGAGATAAAACCTACAACCACGCCACGCATCATCAGAGCTGTGATGGAAAAACTCGGCGATCCGGATCTTACTGCAAGGGCTGCTGATTCCCTGGGACAATTTGGTGATGGCATTGTGGACCTGTTGTATGAACGATTGCTGGATGCTTCTGTAGCCATAGAGATGAGGCGAGAGATACCGGGAGTTCTACTGCGCATTGGCACACCAAAGGCAAATCAAATGTTGATCGAAAGCCTATTTTCATCTGACACGAAACTTCGATTACAGGTGATCACTTCCCTGACCAGCCTGCAGAGCCGGCACCCAGAATTTGAGCTGGATAACCAAGCAATTGAGACCATACTGGTTGCTGAAATCGTTGGGCATTTCCGCTCGTACCAGGTTCAGGAGTCCCTGGAAAATAATTTGGATGACGATGAGACGATACTTAATGCATTGCAAGAATCCATGCAACAAGACATTGAACGGATCTTTCATTTGATCAAATTGCTTTATCCAAAACATGATCTCCATAGCGCATATTTTGGCATTCAATCGGAAAATGTAAAAGTTCGAGATAATGCGCTGGAATTTCTGGAGCAAATCCTGAAGCCGGAATTGCGCAACCTTTTAGTTCCTGTACTGGATCCGGAAGTAAGTTTCGCTCAACGGGTAAAATTGGCGAACCGACTGATCGGTACGACTATAGAGACCCCTACTGAGGCTATACTCACTCTCCTGGATAATCCTGAGCCCTGGTTAAAATCCTGTGCAGCTTATACGATTGGTATTTTGAATCTAACTTCTCTGGAGGACAAACTTGACGAATGCCTTGAGCATTCCGATCCATTATTGCGTGAAACCGCAAAACAGGCGAAACAACGCTTGCAGCGTTAAGAAGGATGGTTAAACAAAAAAAATTTTAATCGAAAAAAGAGCATCCTGAGTAAGGGCTGTCCAAAAAGCTCGTAAAGAGTCAGTAACACGACATTCACGTCGCCGATTTGAGGCTAGTTTCTCGACATAAATGTCGAGTTACGTATTTCCATGACCCTTTTTGGACAACCCCTTATCGAAGAGCTTAACCTGTATTCCTTAACGTAAATAACTAAAAGCAATCAATTGGTTTTTTGTTTGAGATTTGATACTTAATAGAAACATTAAAGGAATAAATCATGACTACAAATAAATATCTGTTTCGGAAATCCGCGGCTAAAATGATAGTTTTCTTATTGTTTTTTTCGATTACCCTTGTCGGATTTAATACGAACCAATCCTCAGCTCAGCAGAGGCAGGGCATAATCATATTCACACATGTCAATATCATTGATGGCATTTCAGCAGCACCCATCAGCAATGGATGGGTGGTTGTTTCAGACGGTAAGATTGAAAGCATGGGAGCGGGCGAACCTCAAATTCCTGACGAAGCCAAGGTCATAAACCTTCATGGCAAGTATCTACTTCCCGGTCTTATCGATGCACATGTCCACATTCGTACTTTTGATGCGGCTAATCGAGCCCTTATGTCTGGCGTAACAACTGTCCGGAGCATGGGTGTGTCGCATTTTATAGATGTCGGATTGCGTGAGTTGGCAGCATCCGGGAAGATCGAATCCCCGGAAATCCTGGCTGCCGGATATCATATAAGGCCAAAACTGGCTGACGAATTTTTCATAGACATTCCGGCGATGTCTGCCTTGATGGAATCAGAAGTACATGGACCTGATGCAATGCGGAAAATGGGCAAAGTTATGGTAAAGCACGGCGTCAACTGGATTAAGACCAACGCCACTGCACGGGCCGGTCTCCCGAACACCGATCCTCGCGAACCCTATTATAATGAGGCAGAATTAAAAGCTCTCGTGGAAGAAGGAGCCACAAGTAACATTCCTGTTGCAGCACATGCGCACGGCGATGAAGGAGGCCGTGCAGCTGTTCTTGCCGGCGTTCGCAGTATCGAACACGGTACATACTTGAGCAAAGAAACACTCTCCATCATGGTTGAAAAAGGAACTTACCTGGTCCCAACCATCGCTGTAGTTGCAGATTTGGCACAACCGGGCGGAGATTATGATAATCCACTACTTCAGATTCGCGGCAGGCACATGCTGCCGCGTATTCGCCAAACTGCAGAAACTGCCCACAAACTCGGCGTCAAAATTGTGGCCGCAACCGATACTGGTTATCGCCCGGGGAGTGTCCTGAGGCTATCCCAGGAACTTGAAGAGCTGGTTGGCATCGGCCTTTCACCGCTGCAAGCAATCAAAGCAGCAACCAGTCTCGCCGCAGAATTGTTGGGCGTGGATGATCACACAGGCAGAATAGCCGCCGGTTTTGATGCTGATATTCTTGTGGTTGAGCAAAATCCCCTGGAAAACATTGGTGCGTTACACGATCCATTGATCATTGTAAACAACGGCAAGATCGTACTGAACAGAACGGAGTGGTAAGAGGATTTGAAACAAACATCTTCTAACCACGAGATGAATCTCGCGTTACAAATGTAACGTGACATTTATGTCACAGCCACATTCACATAATTCACTTGTTCTGCATTCAAAACCCCTTTCACAATTACAGCTGTTGTCAAGTAATTTCTAAAGTCTAAAACATGGCCTTCCCTATCGCTAATCAAGGCTATTTTTTGCAGTACCTCGTGGGTTGTAGCATCACATTCAATTTCTATAATATCGTCGGTAAATCGGGATCGACTATCGATAGAATCATATATATAAGTATATGCCTTGCCAAGAATTCTACACAGTGCATGGATTAAATCATTTTGTTTTTCAATATAGAAGCCATCGAGATTGTTATGCCTATGAAAACTCGCAGCGCTGCCAAAAAACCGTGGTTTCTCGATGAAAGGGCCGCCATCTTCCGGACAAAAAATATCACAGTTGCCGCAATCATTACAGAAATCAGAAAAATTTGCGATTTGATGGGATGCAGCGATGGTAAAAACTCCTCCTGGCTCCTCGACAACATTCCGATCTTTAATTTTAAATAGTGAATATTCGATTTCAAGAGGTTCGATTTCATAGCTGAAATTGGCGTCATTAGGGCAAACAGGAATACACTTATCACAATTGATGCAGTCAAATAATTTAAGATAGCTGCCAATTTTCCTGGGTGTTTTCACATTTTTCTCATTGCGGTAGCGAGGATCATTATAGATTTTCTGCAAAACATTCTCGGTATTTAATACCGCAGTTGTTTGTACCCAGTTTTGGTACAATGGTTGTAAAATATCATTTATAGGTTCAACTCGTTTTGGATTTATTTTGTTAATTACTTGCAAAAGTTTAGTGAGCGATACATTGTATTTCCCTTCATCAGGAAGACTTTGTTTTTCAATGGAATCCTGCCAGTTTGAATGTGCTAATTCCAGGTAATCCGTTACAGTTGATTTTAAATTCGAATCCAAATCGTTGCCATTCTGAAATAGCATATCCATTGCACCGTCACAAACCAATTTTGCTGATTCGGCCGCATTGCCATTCGAGGCCAGGATAAATTGATCGACATTCATAGCCTTCACTTTTCCCATACTCGCGTGTAAACTCCCCATGTATTTATGCAATCGGCCGTAGCCGCCGGGACGCAGTAAATCCGTACAAGTTGTAACTGGAACCAATCCGCAAGATAAGGCATCGGCAAAATTGCGCTGGTCAATCCCGGCAGCAAAAGATATGGGAATTTCCGTGCCAAATATCTTGCGCCATTCATGTACAAGGGTCATTGCCAGCACATTCAGAGGTTCGCCGGAGAGGTACATGATCTCGTCTTCAAAAAACTCGTTTTGGTTAATGACTTCGAGTGTATTGGAAAACTTGACACCGACATGCCGGCTCTTTTTTTCTGCGATCTTTTGCAATCGTTTTACGATTTCCACACCTTCATCCCAAGAGATGCCATTTTCATATGCATTAGGATTGACCTTAATTTTGTGGTAGCCTAAGCGGCCATACAAAATTTCTTCCAGCTTTTCTTTTCCTAACATGGGAGGATTCATCTTGATGATGACATCGAAATCCATTTCAGTAATGAGAAATTCCACAATTTGTTCGATTTCATTGGCAGGACAACCATGAAAAGTGGACAAAGTAATACTTCCCGACAACTTCGTTTTAAAAGGCAGGTTGCGAAATTCAGAAAATTCAGATGGAATCTGCTCCACAAATCGATCTACCAACCGATCAGCATTCTTCATTGTCGACAACCAATTGCGCACTTTTTTTGTGGTGATGCCGGCCAGATCATAGCCAACGCTGATATCAAAAATGGTTGGTCCTGGATCCGTTTCGAGAATATTAGCAGCCGTCAGAATTTCGATCAGGATATGGGCAGCAACGTATTCGCGCAGAGATTCCTCCATGCGCAATTCCTGGGACCATTCCACATTATGGCCGATATTGCGTACATCTATGCATGGCCGGGAAATTTTTAAGCGGTCAAGGATCTGGATGGTCTTGAGTTCCATGATCCGTGAACCGCCCAACCAGGCAAGAACGATGTTTTGTGCAAGCTGGGTTTGCGGACCGGATGCAGGTCCTAGCGGCGTGGCTGCTTCTCTGCCGCAAAAAGAAACCCGGGTGTCAAATTCTTTTGACTGCTGAAAAAACAATCGTTCCGGTAAGTCGAATATTCTCTTGTTTTTTTCAAACTCCAGGAAAGCACGCTTCAACAGAAGCGGGAACGACATGGGGTATAATTCAGCCATTGGTTAATCTGTATTATTCATAAATTCTGCTACCAAGACTCTAAGACACTAAGATTACATAACTTAGAAGAACTACGATTAAAAACTGAGTTTCTTTCGATTAATTTTATAAAACTTATTTTCTTCTTTTTTTTCAATACTTTGCGCCTTCGAGCCTTTGTGGCGATAAATTGTTCAGGTTAATCGATCTCTGCCATTTTTTGCCATAATCTCCGTGCAACCGGCAGCGCTTTTGCGTATAGCTCTTTGATGTCCAATTTCTGCCATTCATTTTCAAAAATAATCCACTCACCATTCACCATCACACTTTCAACCATGGATGACCGCAATCCGAACAAAAAGTGACCCGCAAGGTTTTCATCAGTCATGGGGGTCGGAGAATCATAATCTAAAATTACCAGATCTGCTGCCGAACCTGCAGTAAAAGAACCGAATGGCAGGTCAAACAGTTCGCTCAATAGATGATTGCCCTGGTGCAGCATTGCCACAATCGTTTGCGGACTCACTCCATTTCGACTATCCTGGTTTTTGAAATAGGCAATCTTCGTCTCTTCGATCATATCTGCCGGGAAACCGTCTGTTCCAATTGCAGCGCGATTGCCAAATTTCTCGATCGAAGCATGACCAACAGCATTATTCATATTGGACCTGGGGTTATGGAGCAACCATGC contains:
- a CDS encoding sulfatase-like hydrolase/transferase, coding for MAIKTNRAIPFFKINLIKWLKRTLLFGLLFLFTQCSDDQKTKNVFLITWDGYRWQELFSGADSLLIGNKKYVGNLEELKNEFWHDDTKMRRKKLTPFIWSEIEKIGQIYGNRTIGSAVSISNPHRFSYPGYSEILVGYVDERIDSNKKMNNPNKTVLEIINEQPQFNGRVAAFGSWDVFPYIINEERSGIPVNAGFENAVGEGLTEMERSLNTIQSQLPKIWNTVRYDAFTHHYAKEYIKKNKPNVVYIAYGETDDFAHDGDYEAYLKSAKQTDAFVKDLWEFVQSDEQYKDNTVFIITTDHGRGTDPIDNWRNHGSKYEGTDQTWMIAWGAGIKAKGEVSNSVPIVANQIASTIATILGINYESINEVGKPIDQILKVER
- a CDS encoding DUF1499 domain-containing protein; its protein translation is MKKKITKIMLIIVALLSVTILIRFYILANQSKNGKSPGLIAGRLSPCPDKPNCVNSEFDEDKSHYISHLNYPVEKSGGIMDLVKAVIQEAGGEIQSEQDSYMAFTFTVSIFSFVDDLEIRLDKSKNIIHLRSGSRVGTSDLGVNRKRVELISDLFNKRIKNVN
- a CDS encoding amidohydrolase family protein codes for the protein MTTNKYLFRKSAAKMIVFLLFFSITLVGFNTNQSSAQQRQGIIIFTHVNIIDGISAAPISNGWVVVSDGKIESMGAGEPQIPDEAKVINLHGKYLLPGLIDAHVHIRTFDAANRALMSGVTTVRSMGVSHFIDVGLRELAASGKIESPEILAAGYHIRPKLADEFFIDIPAMSALMESEVHGPDAMRKMGKVMVKHGVNWIKTNATARAGLPNTDPREPYYNEAELKALVEEGATSNIPVAAHAHGDEGGRAAVLAGVRSIEHGTYLSKETLSIMVEKGTYLVPTIAVVADLAQPGGDYDNPLLQIRGRHMLPRIRQTAETAHKLGVKIVAATDTGYRPGSVLRLSQELEELVGIGLSPLQAIKAATSLAAELLGVDDHTGRIAAGFDADILVVEQNPLENIGALHDPLIIVNNGKIVLNRTEW
- a CDS encoding glutamate synthase, with translation MAELYPMSFPLLLKRAFLEFEKNKRIFDLPERLFFQQSKEFDTRVSFCGREAATPLGPASGPQTQLAQNIVLAWLGGSRIMELKTIQILDRLKISRPCIDVRNIGHNVEWSQELRMEESLREYVAAHILIEILTAANILETDPGPTIFDISVGYDLAGITTKKVRNWLSTMKNADRLVDRFVEQIPSEFSEFRNLPFKTKLSGSITLSTFHGCPANEIEQIVEFLITEMDFDVIIKMNPPMLGKEKLEEILYGRLGYHKIKVNPNAYENGISWDEGVEIVKRLQKIAEKKSRHVGVKFSNTLEVINQNEFFEDEIMYLSGEPLNVLAMTLVHEWRKIFGTEIPISFAAGIDQRNFADALSCGLVPVTTCTDLLRPGGYGRLHKYMGSLHASMGKVKAMNVDQFILASNGNAAESAKLVCDGAMDMLFQNGNDLDSNLKSTVTDYLELAHSNWQDSIEKQSLPDEGKYNVSLTKLLQVINKINPKRVEPINDILQPLYQNWVQTTAVLNTENVLQKIYNDPRYRNEKNVKTPRKIGSYLKLFDCINCDKCIPVCPNDANFSYEIEPLEIEYSLFKIKDRNVVEEPGGVFTIAASHQIANFSDFCNDCGNCDIFCPEDGGPFIEKPRFFGSAASFHRHNNLDGFYIEKQNDLIHALCRILGKAYTYIYDSIDSRSRFTDDIIEIECDATTHEVLQKIALISDREGHVLDFRNYLTTAVIVKGVLNAEQVNYVNVAVT